One Papaver somniferum cultivar HN1 unplaced genomic scaffold, ASM357369v1 unplaced-scaffold_35, whole genome shotgun sequence DNA window includes the following coding sequences:
- the LOC113342262 gene encoding uncharacterized protein LOC113342262: MNNLIHERVRHNPLIKPAEIVDYVKVGGGIDIKYHHAYHALELLHQHIFGDDVKSYTDLAWWVNAVRETNPGSYIYFDFNDVTQRFNRLFICFGACREGNKFCRPMIFCDCTFLTGTFRGGLMAATYLNGNQGFYPLAYALVSGETNDNWECYCYFHLGKNLPIAKPDKNYKEVTDVFQKETYALSPARYEEPLQEMVNFGRPWFSDYCRNIPREKWSSAFFKGCRYGKTSSSVSESFNNWINREKKLPACALVDKIRLRIMELMSECREESVLMNPELLTPVYQALLELHIQLGRPSKVSQSGANLFEVNSPRILDYVEDYFKATCYRELYPIAIRPVSNYNSYDSIFFSHKPDEYDVEDTVLPSAVIRAPPGRKKGKRTKSTWENSRKSVKCSNCLNKQQNVKCNIPMTLSFFPPSII, encoded by the exons ATGAACAATTTAATTCATGAACGTGTCAGACACAACCCTCTCATAAAGCCAGCGGAGATTGTAGATTATGTTAAAGTTGGTGGCGGGATCGACATCaagtatcaccacgcatatcatgcacTTGAGTTGTTGCATCAACATATTTTTGGTGATGATGTCAAATCTTACACcgatcttgcttggtgggtgaatgcaGTTAGGGAAACAAACCCCGGGTCATATATTTATTTCGACTTCAATGATGTTACACAGAGATTCAATAGACTGTTtatttgctttggagcttgtagaGAGGGAAATAAATTCTGTCGTCCGATGATTTTCTGTGATTGTACATTTCTTACTGGGACTTTTAGAGGAGGTCTGATGGCGGCAACATATCTTAATGGCAATCAAG GTTTTTATCCTCTCGCATATGCATTAGTTTCTGGTGAAACTAATGACAattgggaatg CTATTGCTATTTCCACTTGGgcaaaaacttacctatcgcaaagcCTGACAAAAATTACAAAGAAGTGACTGATGTTTTCCAAAAGGAAACATATGCGCTTTCTCCTGCAAGATACGAGGAACCTCTgcaagaaatggttaatttcgGAAGGCCTTGGTTTTctgactactgccgcaacattccaaGGGAAAAGTGGTCCAGTGCATTCTTCAAGGGTTGTAGGTATGGGAAGACTTCTTCAAGCGTTTCCGAGTCGTTCAATAATTGGATTAACCGTGAGAAGAAGTTGCCTGCGTGTGCGTTGGTTGACAagatcag GCTACGTATTATGGAGTTGATGTCAGAATGTCGCGAAGAGAGTGTGTTGATGAACCCAGAACTGTTAACCCCTGtgtatcaagccttgcttgaactacacattcAACTTGGCCGTCCCTCGAAAGTTAGCCAGTCAGGTGCTAACCTCTTTGAAGTGAATTCTCCAAG gattcttgattaTGTCGAGGATTATTTCAAAGCTACCTGTTATCGTGAGCTATATCCAATAGCTATTAGACCTGTTTCTAACTACAACAG TTACGATTCTATATTTTTTTCTCACAAGCCTGATGAGTATGACGTAGAAGATACCGTTCTCCCATCAGCTGTAATTAGGGCTCCACCAGGCAGAAAAAAGGGAAAGCGTACGAAAAGTACATGGGAGAATAGTAGAAAATCTGttaagtgttcaaact gcttgaacaAGCAGCAGAATGTGAAATGTAATATACCGATGACGTTGTCATTCTTTCCACCATCTATTATTTGA